From Sinorhizobium sp. B11:
CCTGAATACCTCGTGGCTCAACAAGGTCGGAACTCCAGGGCGCGCTGTACTTTCCGCTTCGAAGGCGGCCGTGCGATCCTTCGCGAGAACGATGTCCGCGGAACTGCTGGATCGCAAGATCAGGGTCAATGCGGTCAGCCCCGGATCGATCGAGACACCGATCCACCGCGGCAAGAACCAGACAGAAGAAGAATTCCGCGTTTATGCCGATCGCGTCGGCAGCCAGGTGCCAATCGGACGAATGGGCAAACCCGAGGAGATCGCGTCCGCCGTGCTTTTCCTTGCGAGCGATGCCTCTAGCTACATGCTTGGCTCGGAAATCGTCATCGACGGCGGAAGATCGGAGCTTTGACCATGTTGATCAACGAAGACCTCACCAAGCGGGCAGTTGTCCATGCCGGCCGCATCGAGTGGGTTCCTAGCCCGATCAAGGGCGTGGACCGCCGCATGCTGTTCCGGATCGGAGGTGAAAAGGCTCGGGCGACCTCCATCGTGCGCTACGCGGCGGGAAGCCGGTTCTCGTATCACCAGCATCCGGGCGGCGAAGAATTTCTTGTGCTCGATGGCGTTTTCCAGGACGAGACCGGAGACTTCCCGGCCGGGACCTACGTGCGCAATCCACCCGGAACGGGTCATGCCCCCGGCAGCGCCGACGGATGTGTGATCCTCGTCAAGCTCTGGCAGTTCAAGACGGGAGATCAGGAACGGCTCGTTTGCCGTCCCGGCGAAGGCGCGCCACAGGAAACCCGATCCGGTGCGGTCTCATCACGCGTGCTGTACGACGCTGATGACGAGCGCGTCCTCCGTGAAGACTGGGAGCCCGAGGCCACCATCCATCTCGAAAATCCCGAAGGTCTTGAACTTCTGGTTCTGGCTGGAGAGCTTACTGAGAAAGACGAGCTCCTTGATTGCTGGACATGGTTGCGACTGCCGGCCGGCCACCCGTTCGACGCGGTCGTCGGCAAAGGGGGCGCACGTGTCTGGATGAAGTCAGGCCCGTTGCTACATGACGACGTCTGCAAATTCGAAGATGCTGACAATACGAAGGAAAAGTAGAATGAAGTCGTGCGAAATTGCTGTTGTCGGCGCGGGCCTGGCCGGACTCTACGCGGCATGGGCACTTAACGCTGCCGGGATAGATTTTCTGGTCGTCGAGGCGCGCAACCGTCTTGGCGGTCGCATCTTCTCCGCCGACGCGAGCGGCCAACCTTCGGACGATGGGTTCGACCTCGGACCCTCGTGGTATTGGCCGGCGATGCAGCCCGCCATGGCTTCGCTGATATCAGATTTTGGTCTTCAATCCTTCGCTCAGAACAGTGAGGGCGACGTCGTCTTCGAACGCATGTCCCGCGAA
This genomic window contains:
- a CDS encoding cupin domain-containing protein, with the translated sequence MLINEDLTKRAVVHAGRIEWVPSPIKGVDRRMLFRIGGEKARATSIVRYAAGSRFSYHQHPGGEEFLVLDGVFQDETGDFPAGTYVRNPPGTGHAPGSADGCVILVKLWQFKTGDQERLVCRPGEGAPQETRSGAVSSRVLYDADDERVLREDWEPEATIHLENPEGLELLVLAGELTEKDELLDCWTWLRLPAGHPFDAVVGKGGARVWMKSGPLLHDDVCKFEDADNTKEK